One stretch of Streptomyces sp. MMBL 11-1 DNA includes these proteins:
- a CDS encoding DUF5753 domain-containing protein, with amino-acid sequence MAVSTAGMVARQRFGEALKKVRLDARTPKGAPIKQIDAARAIKRRTIDRVSRFERGAAWPEPAELQTLLRLYDADIPTSVRLETMLEAGTAITETWWQGFEDEFPESLIEFVAYEDSAREITTCTPNILPGLLQTREYGRTLTHYLAKSTAKPQSVDRSVELRARRRDILFKDSRPTVEVLIGEAALRQKVGGRDVMLAQLDALLEDATERGVIFRVIPFEANATLTYTFHFLSFGGTESPIAAFDAMTGMTFRKSLKETRGLKGFLDDLRELALSPTDSFEKIETIRKELSRD; translated from the coding sequence GTGGCGGTCAGTACCGCAGGCATGGTCGCCCGGCAACGATTCGGGGAAGCCCTGAAGAAGGTGCGCCTCGACGCCCGGACCCCGAAGGGCGCACCGATCAAGCAGATCGACGCCGCCCGAGCAATCAAGCGCAGGACGATCGACCGCGTCAGCCGCTTCGAACGCGGCGCTGCCTGGCCCGAGCCAGCCGAGCTGCAAACCCTGCTCAGGCTCTACGATGCGGACATCCCGACCAGCGTCCGGCTGGAGACGATGCTGGAAGCGGGAACGGCCATCACCGAGACCTGGTGGCAAGGCTTCGAAGACGAATTCCCGGAGAGCCTCATCGAGTTCGTGGCCTACGAGGACAGTGCCCGTGAGATCACTACGTGCACTCCCAACATTCTTCCCGGGCTGCTCCAGACGCGCGAGTACGGCCGGACGCTCACGCACTACCTGGCGAAGTCGACCGCGAAACCGCAGTCGGTGGACCGTTCCGTTGAACTGCGTGCTCGGCGTCGGGACATCCTCTTCAAGGACTCACGGCCGACTGTGGAGGTACTCATCGGCGAGGCGGCGCTGCGGCAGAAGGTCGGGGGCCGTGACGTCATGCTCGCCCAGCTCGACGCACTCCTCGAAGACGCCACGGAGCGAGGCGTGATCTTCCGCGTGATCCCGTTCGAGGCCAACGCCACCCTCACGTACACGTTCCACTTTCTCAGCTTCGGAGGGACAGAGTCGCCCATCGCTGCTTTCGACGCGATGACGGGTATGACCTTCCGGAAGAGTCTCAAGGAAACTCGGGGGCTGAAGGGCTTCCTGGACGACTTGCGCGAACTCGCGCTGTCCCCGACAGACTCGTTTGAAAAAATCGAAACGATCAGGAAAGAGCTGTCTCGTGACTGA
- a CDS encoding N4-gp56 family major capsid protein: protein MASGITGTPVLSPTPTAYTAANSTMLTPAIQTIWSKEILFQAMPVLRFEQFMVKKTELGTAPGLTVNFMRYRSLDGAQQLVEGVRMETHALSAEQITITVAEHGFAIAVTELLLNASFDDVMASGARLLGRNMATYLDALCRDTLLGAPSVLYGYDKLASWSAGAARTPLSPYDRGMFADSEATMATNGGFYFTSALVKDAVETLATKNVPRLGETYVAFVHPHQSRRLRDDPEFIEVTKYAAPGNFMLGEIGRLNDVVFIETTQVFQGNTTQPPTQQMGTNIPTNTAQKWGGQPSRSASGSTPAIPSVTSTPSNPNAPTNPIYRALVIGDNAAGHAISLPVELRDGGVLDFGREHALAWYSVFGLGLITDYAVVQCATN, encoded by the coding sequence GTGGCAAGCGGAATCACCGGGACTCCGGTCCTGTCCCCCACGCCGACCGCCTATACGGCGGCCAACTCCACGATGCTCACCCCGGCCATCCAGACCATCTGGTCGAAGGAAATTCTCTTCCAGGCAATGCCGGTGCTCAGGTTCGAGCAATTCATGGTCAAGAAAACCGAGCTTGGGACTGCCCCCGGGCTTACGGTGAACTTCATGCGTTACCGCTCGCTGGACGGGGCTCAGCAGCTCGTTGAGGGCGTGCGCATGGAGACGCACGCGCTGTCCGCCGAGCAGATCACCATTACGGTCGCCGAGCACGGCTTCGCCATCGCGGTCACTGAACTGCTGCTCAACGCGTCTTTCGATGACGTTATGGCAAGCGGCGCCCGGCTTCTCGGACGAAACATGGCGACCTACCTGGACGCGCTCTGCCGGGACACTCTCCTCGGCGCCCCCTCCGTCCTTTACGGATACGACAAGCTGGCCTCCTGGTCGGCAGGCGCCGCGCGGACCCCGCTTTCTCCGTACGACCGGGGAATGTTCGCCGACTCCGAGGCGACCATGGCCACGAACGGTGGCTTCTACTTCACGTCTGCCCTGGTCAAGGACGCCGTGGAAACCCTCGCCACGAAGAACGTCCCCCGACTGGGTGAGACGTACGTCGCCTTCGTTCACCCCCACCAGAGCCGTCGGCTTCGCGATGATCCGGAATTCATCGAGGTGACGAAGTATGCAGCCCCGGGGAACTTCATGCTCGGGGAAATCGGCAGGCTGAATGACGTGGTGTTCATCGAAACCACGCAGGTCTTCCAGGGCAACACGACTCAGCCGCCGACTCAGCAGATGGGGACCAACATCCCCACCAACACGGCCCAGAAGTGGGGCGGACAGCCCTCCCGTAGCGCCTCGGGATCGACCCCGGCGATTCCCTCTGTCACGTCGACTCCGTCCAACCCGAATGCGCCGACGAACCCCATCTACCGCGCCCTGGTGATCGGTGACAACGCCGCCGGCCACGCCATCTCGCTGCCCGTGGAATTGCGTGACGGCGGTGTGCTCGACTTCGGAAGGGAACACGCCCTGGCCTGGTATTCGGTGTTCGGGCTCGGGCTCATCACCGATTATGCC
- a CDS encoding tyrosine-type recombinase/integrase has translation MPASTTPPAWADRTRRQRNAEMDLETFTRRWGNQLTSPETRRKYLPYFELFLGWMERYSDYAGIDALKHAGVEEIEDYFTYLESPHWNDHPGNCTTECASLPYGTPSLKAKYDALSSAFTYSIVHQLRGTNPIKAVKLESRTRKQRSVLLPWEISDVLAAARAKAIRSQIANGYAFGPGLRCEEIENVSVEHFYQVPRGRMLRFKRKGGAWVDIDIPHRLAELTDEFLDGRTAGPLIMSTGRRTRNKETGQLEHTRLDASGIYRMVQEAGRECGFAIGPHDGRATAITLALVDPNKPSHDRVMAYYGHKDFSTTMIYRHASRLPAGHHRNPIGIDWSTQAP, from the coding sequence ATGCCCGCCAGCACCACACCGCCCGCATGGGCCGACCGCACCCGCCGCCAGCGCAACGCCGAGATGGACCTGGAGACGTTCACCCGCCGATGGGGCAACCAGCTCACGAGCCCCGAAACCCGCCGCAAGTACCTGCCATATTTCGAACTCTTTCTCGGCTGGATGGAGCGATACAGCGACTACGCAGGAATCGACGCACTCAAACACGCTGGCGTCGAAGAAATCGAGGACTACTTCACATACCTCGAAAGCCCCCACTGGAACGACCACCCCGGCAACTGCACCACGGAATGCGCAAGCCTTCCGTACGGAACCCCCAGCCTCAAAGCAAAGTACGACGCGCTCAGTTCTGCATTCACCTACTCCATCGTCCACCAGCTCCGAGGCACCAACCCCATCAAGGCAGTAAAGCTCGAAAGCCGCACCAGAAAGCAACGCTCTGTCCTGCTCCCCTGGGAAATCAGCGACGTCCTGGCGGCTGCCCGAGCAAAAGCGATCCGCTCCCAGATAGCCAACGGCTACGCCTTCGGCCCCGGACTGCGGTGCGAGGAAATCGAGAACGTCAGCGTCGAGCACTTCTACCAGGTCCCCCGAGGCCGCATGCTCCGGTTCAAACGCAAGGGCGGCGCCTGGGTGGACATCGACATCCCCCACCGCCTCGCCGAGCTGACGGATGAATTCCTCGACGGCCGAACCGCCGGACCTCTGATCATGTCCACCGGCCGCCGCACGCGGAACAAGGAGACCGGACAACTCGAACACACCCGGCTCGACGCATCCGGCATCTACCGCATGGTCCAGGAAGCCGGTCGTGAATGCGGTTTCGCCATCGGTCCCCACGACGGCCGCGCAACCGCCATCACGCTCGCGCTGGTCGACCCCAACAAGCCAAGCCACGACCGAGTCATGGCCTACTACGGGCACAAGGACTTCAGTACCACCATGATCTACCGGCACGCATCTCGACTCCCCGCCGGCCACCACCGCAACCCCATCGGCATCGACTGGAGCACACAAGCGCCCTGA
- a CDS encoding ATP-binding protein produces MVRRRGASPTRFPHARVMEGFMHTQQHASTDAVRERTFPCTPDQVRAARRWAAAVYSEAGADRDMSETCCLLVSEVVTNSVLHAGGDSFRVRIHRADLRVEVWDSSCQMPQRRVIGADSENGRGLELLDLLAPGFAVVCEEGGKSVCFQPKVSF; encoded by the coding sequence ATGGTCCGTCGTCGCGGTGCGTCACCTACGCGGTTTCCCCATGCCCGCGTGATGGAGGGCTTCATGCACACCCAGCAGCATGCAAGTACAGACGCAGTGCGGGAGAGAACGTTCCCTTGCACTCCCGACCAGGTCAGGGCAGCTCGCCGATGGGCAGCCGCAGTTTACTCCGAGGCGGGAGCCGACCGGGACATGTCGGAGACGTGCTGCCTGCTGGTCAGCGAAGTGGTCACCAACTCGGTGTTACATGCCGGCGGCGACTCCTTCCGCGTACGGATTCACCGTGCGGACCTGCGAGTTGAGGTGTGGGACAGCTCCTGCCAGATGCCGCAGCGCCGCGTGATCGGCGCAGATTCGGAGAACGGCCGGGGGCTGGAGCTGCTGGATCTCCTCGCGCCGGGCTTCGCCGTGGTGTGTGAAGAGGGCGGCAAGAGCGTCTGCTTCCAGCCAAAGGTCAGCTTCTAG
- a CDS encoding DUF397 domain-containing protein, which produces MAGESLYDQEITGPFAAMCGGGTDNDGNMESCISIAPLAGGGYALGDTKPDGAGRELRMTKAEIQSFVDRWTEDHGTATA; this is translated from the coding sequence ATGGCGGGAGAGTCGCTTTACGACCAGGAGATCACCGGTCCGTTCGCAGCCATGTGCGGCGGAGGCACGGACAACGACGGCAACATGGAGTCCTGCATCTCGATCGCTCCGCTGGCCGGCGGTGGCTACGCCCTCGGCGACACCAAGCCGGACGGCGCCGGGCGAGAGCTGCGCATGACGAAGGCGGAGATCCAGAGCTTCGTGGACCGCTGGACCGAGGACCACGGCACCGCGACTGCCTGA
- a CDS encoding phage terminase large subunit family protein, whose amino-acid sequence MGTPLDATERELTLGMPEEPEPADVADGDQAVIEDIIDKIILVIDELSGHPLRPYQLPLARRILESLIIEDSAKITALWSRQSGKSETVADTVAGAAIMLPRLAKVFPTLLGKFKEGLWVGVFAPTDEMSETLFSRIVGRLTSERAQDIMADPEIDEKLVARGKVLHLKRCGSLIRKQTAHPKAMIEGQTYHLVVIDEAQAADDKVLNKSITPMLASTAGTICLTGTPTYTKSGFYEQIQKNRREATRKGKKANHFQVDWKEVAKSVPRYKKFVQSEMDRLGEDSDEFKLSYRLIWLLDKGMLCTSDRFDSLGDVSMRAVQEWHRSPVIVGIDPARKTDSTIVTVCWVNWDYPDEYGNYEHRVLNWLDLQGLDWETQYYRIVEFLSHYNVFAIGIDAGGLGDVVASRLRVLMPYSQMIDLKSDRTNQTKRWAHMMDLMSKGLVIWPAHAKTRSTKTWRKFRQQMEDAELTYQGPHIIVAAPEVDAAHDDYVDSLANALFLTAEMTMPEVEMQNAPW is encoded by the coding sequence ATGGGGACCCCACTTGATGCCACGGAGCGCGAACTGACCCTCGGCATGCCCGAGGAGCCGGAGCCGGCCGACGTTGCCGACGGAGACCAGGCCGTCATCGAGGACATCATCGACAAGATCATCTTGGTCATCGACGAACTGTCCGGTCACCCCCTGCGCCCGTACCAGCTCCCTCTGGCCCGCCGCATTCTGGAGTCACTCATCATCGAGGACTCGGCCAAGATCACCGCGCTGTGGAGCCGGCAGTCTGGCAAATCTGAGACCGTCGCCGACACCGTGGCCGGCGCGGCGATCATGCTGCCCCGGCTCGCCAAGGTGTTTCCCACGCTTCTGGGGAAGTTCAAGGAGGGGCTGTGGGTCGGTGTTTTCGCCCCGACCGACGAGATGTCCGAGACTCTCTTTTCCCGCATCGTTGGCAGGCTCACATCCGAGCGCGCCCAGGACATCATGGCGGACCCGGAGATCGACGAGAAGTTGGTGGCCCGGGGAAAGGTTCTCCACCTCAAGCGCTGCGGGAGCCTCATTCGAAAGCAGACGGCACACCCGAAGGCCATGATCGAGGGACAGACCTACCACCTGGTCGTGATCGACGAGGCGCAGGCTGCCGACGACAAGGTACTCAACAAGAGCATCACGCCGATGTTGGCTTCTACCGCTGGGACGATCTGCCTGACAGGCACCCCCACCTACACGAAGTCCGGCTTCTACGAACAGATACAGAAGAACCGGCGAGAGGCCACCCGTAAGGGCAAAAAGGCCAACCACTTCCAGGTCGACTGGAAGGAAGTCGCCAAAAGCGTTCCGCGCTACAAGAAGTTCGTGCAGAGCGAGATGGACCGCCTAGGCGAGGACAGTGACGAATTCAAACTGTCCTACCGGCTGATCTGGCTGCTCGACAAGGGCATGCTCTGCACATCCGATCGCTTCGACTCTCTCGGCGATGTCTCCATGCGTGCAGTGCAGGAATGGCACCGCTCCCCCGTGATCGTCGGAATCGACCCCGCCCGCAAGACGGACTCCACGATCGTCACTGTTTGCTGGGTGAACTGGGATTACCCCGACGAGTACGGAAATTACGAGCACCGCGTACTCAACTGGTTGGACCTTCAGGGACTGGACTGGGAGACGCAGTATTACCGCATCGTCGAATTCCTCTCCCACTACAACGTTTTCGCCATCGGCATCGACGCCGGCGGCCTCGGCGACGTGGTGGCCAGCAGACTGCGAGTGCTCATGCCCTACTCCCAGATGATCGACCTGAAAAGTGACCGCACGAATCAAACCAAGCGCTGGGCCCACATGATGGACCTCATGTCCAAGGGCCTCGTGATCTGGCCGGCCCACGCCAAGACCAGGTCCACAAAGACCTGGCGGAAATTCAGGCAGCAGATGGAAGACGCTGAGCTGACCTACCAGGGCCCCCACATCATCGTCGCGGCTCCCGAGGTGGATGCCGCGCACGACGACTACGTGGACTCCCTGGCCAACGCCCTCTTCCTCACCGCAGAAATGACCATGCCCGAGGTCGAGATGCAGAATGCGCCCTGGTAG
- a CDS encoding JmjC domain-containing protein: MALSTLITDPESVLAAWPRTPRLYHHAADTFADLLTLDEVNELIDEECIAMRNLVLIKDGSLIERRLFGDGDLPYPGAVREHINNGGTISLRQLQELRPSISRLRREVQAATGCLVHANAYLTPPDSQGLKYHYDPYVTLIIQIAGRKAWPLHPPIVENPTKEHGNFLGRGFTHEERVYLANTPPAQTFTLEPGDVFWLPRGYLHSPHTVGEETSLHITLAMKERTAHWVAEQMASEILEQAIVDPAMREELQPAALFRDPVAAVNDMRTYLQGALMLMDTKEMGERLVRVARRVA, translated from the coding sequence GTGGCTCTCTCCACACTGATCACCGACCCCGAGAGCGTTCTCGCGGCATGGCCTCGTACTCCAAGGCTGTACCACCACGCCGCCGACACGTTCGCAGACCTCCTCACTCTCGACGAGGTCAACGAGTTGATCGACGAGGAGTGCATCGCGATGCGCAATCTCGTTCTGATCAAGGACGGCTCGCTCATTGAACGCCGGCTTTTCGGCGACGGCGACCTCCCCTACCCCGGGGCCGTACGCGAGCACATCAACAACGGCGGCACCATCTCCCTGCGCCAGTTGCAGGAACTACGTCCATCCATCTCGCGGCTCCGTCGCGAGGTCCAGGCCGCGACAGGGTGCCTGGTGCACGCCAACGCGTACCTGACACCGCCGGATTCTCAAGGTCTCAAGTACCACTATGACCCGTACGTGACGTTGATCATCCAGATCGCCGGGCGCAAGGCGTGGCCGCTGCACCCTCCGATCGTTGAGAACCCGACGAAGGAACACGGGAACTTCCTCGGGCGCGGCTTCACGCATGAGGAGCGTGTCTACCTGGCCAACACGCCGCCGGCGCAGACGTTCACGCTGGAGCCCGGCGACGTGTTCTGGCTGCCGCGCGGGTACCTCCACTCCCCCCACACGGTGGGTGAAGAGACCTCTCTGCACATCACGTTGGCGATGAAGGAGCGCACCGCGCACTGGGTGGCCGAACAGATGGCCTCCGAAATTCTGGAGCAGGCCATCGTCGACCCAGCCATGCGGGAAGAACTTCAGCCGGCGGCGCTGTTCCGCGACCCGGTGGCCGCCGTGAACGACATGCGCACCTACCTTCAGGGGGCGCTGATGCTGATGGACACGAAGGAGATGGGCGAGCGTCTCGTACGTGTCGCGCGCCGCGTGGCGTAG
- a CDS encoding KTSC domain-containing protein has product MPRGIPPGSGYTPEEIREYILQSREDLGPRKTAALLRAFHLGDDQSLLTERPTNTSNPPRPRTVAAGYDYKSKTMFVRFRGERVAPGIYQDGVGYEYYGVTRREWNRFRAAGSPGRMINQVFNGKPYTRAAW; this is encoded by the coding sequence ATGCCCCGAGGAATACCGCCGGGTAGTGGCTACACGCCCGAAGAAATCCGCGAATACATCCTGCAATCACGCGAAGACCTGGGCCCCCGCAAGACAGCAGCCCTTCTGCGCGCCTTCCACCTCGGCGACGACCAGTCCCTGCTCACGGAGCGCCCGACCAACACGAGCAATCCGCCCCGGCCCCGTACGGTGGCGGCGGGCTACGACTACAAGTCGAAGACCATGTTCGTAAGATTCCGGGGCGAGAGGGTCGCACCCGGGATCTACCAGGATGGCGTCGGCTACGAGTATTACGGCGTGACCCGTCGCGAGTGGAATAGGTTCCGCGCGGCCGGCAGCCCCGGACGAATGATCAACCAGGTCTTCAACGGCAAGCCCTACACTCGCGCGGCCTGGTGA
- a CDS encoding endonuclease/exonuclease/phosphatase family protein, with the protein MRFGFLNLEVDGGPDESPGVAPARWREAHDLLASRQFDWLGRAEMTYSQPAPAPLEASEEEKAAATAGRAAADRRFHDAQRVLGMRGFRSPAAQGNNPTGMFVRESTFEVLSRRDQLAVWRTPPTSVKLRLRGGPRTEIETVAWHNSFCSPAGREAEADELSHLVDKVQAKWGADPQRSWSAFLGAGDCNEYPVPAGESVPPIDWAHPEITDRVHRRHRARQQADGSWRSCDYLDSLMLDAGMWDPARFAAHRLGRSDALRATAGRETVGQGGDQRIDRFYMDPWTVQAVVEVNVISMAGLSDHELVEVLVSRYEYAEGLGRLFDPLEPWELAARFAV; encoded by the coding sequence TTGCGGTTCGGGTTCCTGAATCTGGAGGTGGATGGGGGCCCCGACGAGAGTCCGGGCGTCGCCCCGGCACGATGGCGGGAGGCGCACGACCTGCTGGCATCCCGCCAGTTCGACTGGCTGGGGCGTGCTGAGATGACGTACTCCCAGCCGGCCCCGGCCCCCCTGGAGGCGTCCGAGGAGGAAAAGGCCGCTGCGACGGCGGGCCGGGCTGCGGCGGACCGGCGCTTCCATGATGCTCAGCGGGTGCTCGGCATGCGGGGATTCCGGTCCCCCGCCGCCCAGGGCAACAACCCGACCGGGATGTTTGTGCGTGAGTCCACCTTCGAGGTGTTGTCGCGGCGCGACCAGCTCGCTGTGTGGCGTACTCCGCCGACAAGCGTGAAGCTCCGGCTGCGCGGCGGACCGCGCACTGAGATCGAAACGGTGGCCTGGCACAACTCCTTCTGCTCGCCAGCGGGTCGGGAAGCCGAGGCAGATGAGTTGTCGCATCTGGTCGACAAGGTGCAGGCGAAATGGGGCGCCGACCCCCAGCGTTCCTGGTCGGCCTTTCTCGGGGCTGGGGACTGCAACGAGTACCCGGTGCCTGCGGGAGAGAGCGTGCCGCCGATCGACTGGGCACACCCGGAGATCACGGACCGGGTACACCGCCGGCACCGTGCCCGTCAGCAGGCGGATGGGTCGTGGAGGTCGTGCGACTACCTCGACAGCCTGATGCTGGATGCGGGTATGTGGGACCCTGCGCGGTTCGCTGCGCATCGGCTCGGTCGGTCCGACGCACTCCGCGCCACGGCCGGGCGTGAGACGGTCGGGCAGGGCGGGGATCAGCGGATCGACCGTTTCTACATGGACCCGTGGACGGTGCAGGCGGTGGTGGAGGTGAACGTCATCTCGATGGCCGGCCTTTCCGATCACGAGCTGGTGGAGGTGCTGGTGTCGCGGTACGAGTATGCGGAGGGCCTGGGCCGGCTGTTCGATCCGCTGGAGCCGTGGGAGTTGGCCGCGCGCTTCGCTGTTTGA
- a CDS encoding DUF7873 family protein, with the protein MTTRLSQVVAVEKPIKTDAYNVLSQAHHQVQKAPLLTGLSRTYRPRDDEGEQQPAEATRVQLRAVDAIAEVKAVLLRFYDVTATRDWANCEARADIKVNGETLLRDVPVPYLLFLEKQLTNLATFVEKLPVLDPAEEWLWDQDRAVWRTAPYESVKTKKVPRNHVLAEATAQHKAQVEMYYEDVPVGTWTTVKFSGAMPAAQVKALSVRVQALRDAVKYAREEANGTEIQQQRIAAPLLDYLFGTFTPLASEQAVAA; encoded by the coding sequence ATGACGACGCGCCTCAGCCAGGTAGTCGCAGTGGAAAAGCCGATCAAGACCGACGCCTACAACGTGCTCAGCCAGGCGCACCACCAGGTCCAGAAAGCCCCACTGCTCACCGGTCTCTCCCGCACCTACCGCCCCCGCGACGACGAAGGCGAGCAGCAGCCCGCCGAAGCGACCCGCGTGCAGCTCCGAGCAGTGGACGCCATCGCCGAGGTAAAGGCAGTCCTCCTCCGCTTCTACGACGTCACCGCCACCCGCGACTGGGCCAACTGCGAGGCCCGAGCCGACATCAAGGTGAACGGCGAAACCCTGCTACGCGACGTCCCGGTGCCCTACCTGCTTTTCCTCGAAAAGCAGCTCACCAACCTCGCCACCTTCGTCGAGAAACTGCCCGTCCTCGACCCGGCCGAAGAGTGGCTCTGGGACCAGGACCGAGCCGTCTGGCGCACCGCGCCATATGAGAGCGTCAAGACGAAGAAGGTCCCCCGCAACCACGTCCTGGCCGAAGCCACGGCGCAGCACAAGGCACAAGTCGAGATGTACTACGAGGACGTACCCGTAGGCACCTGGACGACCGTGAAATTCTCCGGAGCCATGCCCGCCGCCCAGGTGAAGGCCCTCTCTGTACGGGTCCAGGCCCTCCGCGACGCGGTGAAATACGCTCGTGAGGAAGCCAACGGAACCGAAATCCAGCAGCAGCGCATCGCCGCGCCCCTCCTGGACTACCTCTTCGGCACGTTCACCCCGCTGGCCTCCGAACAGGCCGTCGCCGCGTAA
- a CDS encoding DUF397 domain-containing protein, which produces MTDHTNAAKLDALNAMVDNAPADLTWNTPLASTNGTGDCLETARVEGGYLVRNSNMPGTVLPFTDSEWAAFAQAVRDGQPGFAPGA; this is translated from the coding sequence GTGACTGACCACACCAACGCCGCCAAGCTGGACGCACTCAACGCCATGGTGGACAACGCCCCGGCAGACCTCACGTGGAACACCCCGCTGGCCTCCACCAACGGAACCGGTGACTGCCTGGAGACCGCCCGGGTCGAGGGCGGATACCTGGTCCGGAACTCCAACATGCCCGGTACCGTCCTTCCGTTCACGGACTCTGAGTGGGCCGCCTTCGCGCAGGCCGTCCGCGACGGGCAGCCCGGTTTCGCTCCGGGAGCCTGA
- a CDS encoding adenosine deaminase, with the protein MTSQTLISPTLDQIRRAPKVLLHDHLDGGLRPGTIVELARAQGYDSLPETEPDKLGVWFREAADSGSLPRYLETFAHTCAVMQTRDALFRVAAECAEDLAEDGVVYAEIRYAPEQHLEGGLTLEEVVEAVNAGFREGERIARANGHRIRVGALLTAMRHAARALEIAELANSYRDQGVVGFDIAGAEAGFPPTRHLDAFEYLKRENNHFTIHAGEAFGLPSIWQALQWCGADRLGHGVRIIDDIEVAEDGSVSLGRLASYVRDKRIPLEMCPTSNLQTGAATSYAEHPIGLLRKLHFRVTVNTDNRLMSGTSMSREFELLTEAFGYTLSDFEWFSVNALKSAFIPFDERLAMINEVVKPGYAALRAEWLFAER; encoded by the coding sequence ATGACGAGCCAGACACTCATTTCGCCCACCCTGGACCAGATCCGGCGCGCCCCCAAGGTGCTGCTCCACGACCACCTCGACGGCGGCCTGCGGCCGGGCACCATCGTCGAGCTGGCCCGCGCGCAGGGTTACGACTCCCTCCCCGAGACCGAGCCCGACAAGCTCGGCGTCTGGTTCCGCGAGGCCGCCGACTCCGGCTCGCTGCCCCGGTATCTGGAGACCTTCGCCCACACCTGCGCCGTCATGCAGACCCGTGACGCGCTGTTCCGGGTGGCCGCCGAGTGCGCCGAGGACCTCGCCGAGGACGGTGTCGTCTACGCCGAGATCCGCTACGCCCCCGAGCAGCACCTGGAGGGCGGCCTCACCCTCGAAGAGGTCGTCGAGGCCGTCAACGCGGGATTCCGCGAGGGCGAGCGCATCGCCCGCGCCAACGGCCACCGCATCCGCGTCGGCGCCCTCCTCACCGCGATGCGGCACGCCGCCCGCGCCCTGGAGATCGCCGAGCTGGCCAACAGCTACCGGGACCAGGGCGTCGTCGGCTTCGACATCGCGGGCGCCGAGGCGGGCTTCCCTCCCACCCGCCACCTCGACGCGTTCGAGTACCTCAAGCGGGAGAACAACCACTTCACCATCCACGCGGGCGAGGCGTTCGGCCTGCCGTCGATCTGGCAGGCCCTCCAGTGGTGCGGCGCCGACCGGCTCGGCCACGGGGTGCGGATCATCGACGACATCGAGGTCGCCGAGGACGGCTCGGTCTCCCTCGGCCGCCTCGCCTCCTATGTGCGGGACAAGCGCATCCCGCTGGAGATGTGCCCGACGTCCAACCTCCAGACCGGCGCCGCCACCTCGTACGCGGAGCACCCGATCGGGCTCCTGCGGAAGCTGCATTTCCGCGTCACCGTGAACACGGACAACCGCCTCATGAGCGGGACGAGCATGAGCCGGGAATTCGAGCTGCTGACCGAGGCATTCGGATACACGCTGTCGGATTTTGAGTGGTTCTCGGTGAACGCTTTGAAGTCTGCCTTCATCCCGTTCGATGAGCGGCTCGCGATGATCAATGAGGTCGTCAAGCCGGGGTACGCGGCGCTTCGGGCTGAATGGCTTTTCGCTGAGCGGTGA